One Micropterus dolomieu isolate WLL.071019.BEF.003 ecotype Adirondacks unplaced genomic scaffold, ASM2129224v1 contig_13273, whole genome shotgun sequence DNA window includes the following coding sequences:
- the LOC123966361 gene encoding plancitoxin-1-like: protein VGLFLSTNVCCGPELIQLHISGVMWRIVLTVSLLCWGSEGKVSCKNNNNGDVDWFILYKAPKLQALTGLEYLYIDPHETTTMKPYKPGYKDIKHPNGVLANTLRPLFTPIRSMQPNFGFISYSDQPPGCSVLKEFGHSKGVVMVEKLGTEGTGVWLLHSTPQFPFNRDPNHFWPDSGEKNAQTFICVTFPYSEFSKIGNHLQYIRAFPFEHDVPDSFHQELKDAVNWGWTPSVPPLRDFQSLTSSGDQSFRSFSKQQPDEEEVGDLYVTIAKALSSDLKVQTWGCQHGREDSYCDVHKVLNIKSVATDLGNWQAKNDHSKWCVATDQNKHWSCFADVNRAITQYERRGGALCIQNEKIQKQFQQFVGSTEDCSSPNIMDMSGCETD, encoded by the exons CGTGGGCCTGTTTCTCTCTACTAACGTCTGCTGTGGTCCTGAACTGATTCAGCTTCACATCTCA ggaGTCATGTGGAGGATCGTCCTGACCGTCAGTCTGCTCTGCTGGGGCTCTGAGGGCAAAGTCAGctgcaaaaataacaacaatggGGACGTGGACTG GTTCATCTTATACAAGGCACCCAAACTGCAAGCTCTAACTGGTCTGGAGTATCTTTACATCGATCCGCATGAAACGACAACGATGAAACCGTATAAACCTGGCTACAAGGACATCAAGCATCCGAACGGCGTCCTGGCAAACACCCTGCGGCCCCTCTTTACTCCAATCAGATCAATG CAACCAAACTTTGGATTCATCAGCTACAGCGACCAGCCTCCAGGATGTAGTGTTTTGAAAGAGTTTGGCCACAGCAAAG GAGTTGTGATGGTGGAGAAACTCGGCACAGAAGGCACAGGAGTCTGGCTCCTGCACAGCACACCACAGTTCCCTTTCAACAGAGATCCAAATCATTTCTGGCCCGACAGCGGAGAGAAAAATGCTCAGACGTTCATCTGTGTAACGTTCCCCTACAGCGAGTTCAGTAAAATAG GTAACCACCTGCAGTACATCAGAGCGTTCCCATTCGAACATGACGTTCCAGATAGCTTTCATCAGGAACTAAAGGACGCTGTAAACTGGGGCTGGACCCCAAGTGTTCCCCCGCTCCGTGACTTCCAGTCGCTGACATCAAGTGGAGACCAGAGTTTTCGCAGCTTTTCTAAACAACAGCCAGATGAGGAAGAAG TTGGAGATCTTTACGTCACTATTGCAAAAGCACTCAGCAGTGATCTGAAAGTCCAGACCTGGGGCTGCCAGCACGGCCGTGAAGATTCCTACTGCGATGTTCACAAAGTGTTGAATATTAAAAGTGTAGCAACTGATCTGGGTAACTGGCAGGCCAAAAATGATCATTCAAAGTGGTGTGTAGCTACAGATCAAAATAAACATTGGAGCTGTTTTGCTGATGTAAACAGGGCAATAACCCAATACGAGAGGCGTGGGGGGGCCCTGTGcatacaaaatgaaaaaatacagaaacaatttCAGCAGTTTGTTGGGAGCACCGAGGATTGTTCCAGTCCGAACATCATGGACATGAGTGGCTGTGAGACAGACTGA